In Anabas testudineus chromosome 12, fAnaTes1.2, whole genome shotgun sequence, the genomic stretch CGTCGCCGGGACACAGGCACACGCATGGCGTCAGTCTGAGTACTGGCCTGGACAcagatgttaaaaacaaaacagtaagaaaaaacaaacatcatctcatttatttcatttaattcttAATCATTAATCATGTTCTGTTGCAGTAGAGCCTCTTATACAGCCTCTTATTTCTGACTGCACTTCAAATCAAAAGTAGTTTTTGGATACTGAAATTGTTTTTCGAGTAGTTTCACATAGTTGAGTCAAGATCTacagacacacgcacagatTACATACATGATCGAGGTTCTTGCCGTCGATGTTGGAGGTTGGAAGTGCTCCtgcaaaagagaaatgaaaaaccAGACAGCAGCACATGATCACACTGTGAAACTTGCAAATCATGaccaaatataaataatatccATTAAAAAAATCCTATAACAATTGATTTAATCACTaaaaaaactcatttaaaaTAGAACTTGTTTTGGCATTATTCAGAAGTTATTAGAAATTAAAGGAAACGGCAGGAGAAAGGAGCACTGGGGCATCCCCGATTgctctgttgtcactgtgaaCAACAACCATCCAGGCCTATGTGTGTGAACTAACCAGTCAGAGCAGTATCTGCTGACACGCTGGGCTGAGTGGCAGAGCCATTGGCCAGTGAGACGACATCAGCTATGACAGGATTCATCTTTGGGGAGTGATGAGGCTGGGTTGGAGCTAGAAGAGAGATAACAGGGATTAAACCTGACACAGAGTGATGACTTTAACATAATCACAAATAAAGAAtagtaacattacattacactgaAGTGATGACAGAATTTACCATATGGTGTCTGTGGAGCTGTTCCTGTACCGTTGGTGTGTTGGCTAATCTCAAAATGCAGGTAGCAGTACTGCAGCAGGCAAGTCAGGTTGCAGAAGTTACGGACTGAACCCAAACACTGCAGCTTCTCAGTCATGTAGCTCTGTTTCCGACAGCTGTCACATCTCCCCATCTGGACatgagaagagaaggaggagggacaagagaagatggagagaaacaacaaaacagaacatatAGTAGGATGTTTCTTTTGGTTCAATGTcctaaaatgtaaagtttactAGCACCTCTATCTTCTTACCCCATAGTAGAATACAGTATACTGGGACATGCAGTGAGGTCTACAGAACTCCTCCATCCTTCCTCCATAGTGGCTGTGCAGCATCTTCTGGCTGATGCCAGAGCAGTAGGTGCAGGGACGCCAAGGTTGATCCTTGTTACGAGAGGTCAGGTCTTGTATAAAGAGTAGCTTACAGTCTGCCACACGGGATACGTAGGTTCAGAGATTATTTAAATTACTACAAACATATAGTTTCTCCAACAGGTCCACTAACATGGACTGAATGAAGCAGTTTTTTAAGGGTTAAATTTAAGTAATTAGGATACAGAATTCCAGATCTACAATATATAACTGTACTCTGCTTCGTCAAGACTGTAAGTGGATGGAGTCGACTAACATTAATCAGACTTTCTGCATTGACCATTGTAACAAGCAGCTTATTTTACATGTGGACTGTACTGTTGAACACCAGTAAACTTTCTGTGTAAACTCACGTTCACTGCAGAAGACCACGTCCTGTTGGTTGTAGCTGATGGTATCAAAGTGCACCTTCTCCCCTTTACAGTACTCGCACAGTACTAGGATATTTTTCTGGGTTTTATACTGGTCACAACACGTCTTACTGCAGAACATAGATATTCGACCCTACAGACAAGAATTATTAgtgtcattatcatcatcatcatcatcatcatcatcatcatggccGACTGATGAGTGTTACACTCAGGTCATGCAGGTAGCTAGTAGGAATCTTAGCATTTAGCatgtatatttgttttgtgatgttaaCTGTGCTCCTTACTAGGTGACTGAACAGCAGCGGCTTGGTGTTGAACTGTTTACTGCACTGATGGCAGGTCAGTTTGGAGGCATCACTGGGCCCAGCCTCTGCTGGTTTCAGGGGCTGGGCAGGGGTTGCTCTGGTCTGGGCTTGGCCTGGGATAGAGGGGGAGGACATGCTTGGGCAGGGAGGCACCAGTGGGGGCACTGAGCTATGACTGAGATGATTGCCTGAGTAGGGTACTGAAGATGGGTAGTCCTGAGGGACTGGAGGGACTGAGCTGGCTCCAGCAGAGGGCCCTGGTTTTGGGGCATCTCTGACAGAGAGGTCCCTGAGAGAAGAGGTTCCATTGGTCAGGTCTGGCTGTGAGGGATACCCAGACCTCTGTAAAACATGTAAGGACAAAAACTGCattgtaaatatacaaaatgacAAGTTTTATACCAGCAGATGTCCCAACACcaacttttattaaattaagttgTTGATACCTTTACCCTGAAAATGGAAACACAGTCATAGGAGCAGAAGTTTCGAATGGTGCCATCCACCATTGCCAGATGATACTGAGGAACAGCTGTAACCTTGCACAGGCAGCACGGGAATGGGGTACCTAGAAGGAGAGGACTGTATGTGAACTTGTATTCATATAAATGAGCttttaaccctaacccactCGCTATCTCACTCCAACACGTGCTCATATGTCGCTGTGGTGTGTCCTACCCATTAGAGTATGTCGGGGTGGTCGACTTTGTTCCACACAAGCAGGTGAACAGTAAAGCTGAACTTTTCCCCTTTGGTCTCGTTCCATGATGGTGGAGGACACTATCACCATTTTCTGACAGTAGGCACACTCAATGGTCTTTCTGCATgtctgcacaaaaacattttgtattgtaGAGGTCAATATTTAGTACACTGAAGATGAGGTGTGTACTTTTTTGATATGTGACTTCTGAGTACTGAAGCTGATATCTAGTTATCTCCTATTATCATATGAAGCAACTAATATGCAGACATGTGTAGCATCGCTGCACTGTTGAATCTACacagttgtgtattttttttttacacagataGATACCTGTTTGTAGGTTCCAATGCAGGTGGGACCACAGAAGTTGAGCTGTGATCTTTCAATTGTGAGCGTCTGGCAGGAGCCTGAGTTGCTATTACAGTAAAGTCCGCAGCCTTCACAGCAGTTCATGGCTAACTGACGCATCTTACGCCATGTGAAGAAACAAGCATCACTACAGAGTCTGTGCAGACGACCTTGATGGGTAACTTCATGCTCAATCTGCTGTAGAGATGATCCCAGTCACCAACACAAGAACAAGACGGAAAACAAGAGTAAAGATTCAGAGAACGTGACCATATGTGTCCTTACTGCATAGTCTAATGTTTCTCTTACCTTGTTAGTAACTTTGCAGACGCTGCAAAAGGGTTTTTCAGCCTGCCGCTCCACTTGTTTCTGAGGCGGCTTATCAGGTTTCCTCTCCAGTCGTTTGTCAGCCCATTTGTCAGGAATCTTCTCAGCATTTTTCCTTTTGTGCcgaaagacagacagacagaactGGCCACAAAAGTGCATGTAgttgctgtcgtctgctggaATCGTGACCATGTCCCTGGGCTGAACAATCTCTCTGCAGAAAAGCACAAGGAATAAAaattgaagtaaaaaaaaaaacaaaaaagcattcAGACTAGTTTTGACAGGCAGACCTAAACCATAAAAGATTTCAAACTGAAGGAGAGGTGCACCTGTTGCACTGGAAACAGGTTCGGTTCTTGTTGGCTGGAGGCAGATGGCCTGTAAGACACACTGTCGAACAGAAGAGCTGGGTCGAACCTTTTCTTTGGAATGCTGTTTGGCCTTTCAACAGAACCTAGAAccattttcaaaacaacaaattataaacataaatatatgaaaataaaacacttcatcaCTGCCTACAGTGCTGACAAATATCTGCTGATGAAGTCATTTCTGTAGTAGATGAGCAAACATTGTGTTCACATTCTACGTtaataaactgttttctttttaataatatacaTGTCAATGTAGCAGGgacttttgttttcctttgagaaaaggtgaataaataaaaaaaaacaaaacacaacagtacCTTAGAGCAGCCACTACAACGAACACTACCAGGAacagggggctgaggtggaCGCGGGGGCATTGGTGCCAGAGCTGGTAATAGGGCTTGGACTGGAGCTGGTGGTCTGACAGGAAGGGGGGCCATGGCTTGTAGGACAGCTCCTCTACCTGGGATAGAAATGGTTGCTGGAAGGGGGGCAGGACCGGCTGCTGCAACTTGGGTGGATAGAAGAAGTTACTTTTAGGATTCTCATTTAGAAAATGAACTGCATTGTGCATCTATTTCCTCATATGTACTATATAAACTTTGATGTGATGTTTATTTGACCGTGTGTTTTGTGCATTGTCTATGAGTTTTGTGCTGTAATATAACTATTCCACTGACCCAACATGTATGAAATGAACACCTTAATGCACTAATTATTCTGTATcaaacatatatacagtatgtgtatgtgtgcacacattcacaACTTAAGCACTCCAAACTGCACATGCCATTTCCTGTTGCCCTGCTTTTGGCCACCTTGACACATTGTGCATTTCCTTGCCCTACAAGAGTCAAGCacagtatgtgcacacatacacaactttAAGAGGAAGTGTAATCACAAACTATAAACACTTGTGTGGTTGTAACATGGATGTGTGGGGCCTCATTATGCAGCCCTTAGGATCAAATCTAAAACTAGTAAGTAAACATCTGCATTATCTATATATCCTGTGCTGGTGAAGTCATAATTTTGGAAAATGAACTGTAACAATGCTCCTGAAATAGAACTTTATCAACTCACGAGCAGGGGACACAAAGGTGTTTGCTCCTCCAACAGAGTAGACAGAGCTGATCCTCAGCTCTTCCTGAAATGATCAAACATTAAGAATTATGATTTTGTTCGAGTGGTTAAAGTATGGGCTATTAGCACAGTCCAAATATACTGTTGTTTGCTGACTGAATTCTAAtgattaacataaaaaaattaatgttacatttaaaataaacgTTAGGAGTAAGGAGCAAACAGCAGATGCATGACAATAACTTCTTCTCTCCACACCTACCTCCTGATGCTCCAGTTCCTCTTTGATCTGTCTGATGGAGCTCTGAGGCAGTAAAGCAGCGTCGTACCCTTCATCAATGGGCTCATCTTTAATGTTGATATTTGGTAACAGCGGGGGATTGCTGTCCTCAACTGGAGCTGTGTCTGACTTCTGAAATAATGATTGTATTTATGACAAGTTACTGAAGACTGAATAATGATTGTTGTTAGTTGAAGTCTTTCCAAATGCCCACCTCTCCCTGCTGGCTATCTTCTGTCTCCTCGGTTTGGTTCATGCCTCCATCTGAAAGGTTGAAAACACTATTACATTACAACAGTACACACTTCAACAAAGAGTTTACAGCTGCACGTGCTCTGCACAGGCCATTATAAATACTAGGAAATAATAAACAAGGACCACATTGTTACATTACAGTTATGTTGCAGTTCCTTAAATTACAATATTACTacttaaataaaagataataatatCCTGtataacagagagacagactaaATAAAAAGGCTACCATTTTCACAAGAAGTCATTCAAAGCCTTGTTAAACAGTCTAGTTATATCCTgagaaaaccaaataaaatgaAGAGGATATGAAAAATTAGTAGAATACTCCTTTAATTAGAGTAATTAGGTATGTCAGGGCCTTATGAAGACACTAAGGTACATTAAAGTGGATAGACCCTGAACTGCAGTATGATGCAGATGAAGAGGTCTTGTTCTGTCAACTGTCTACGTTCCCATGTGTTTGCAGCCTTACCTTGGCTGTTGTCAGGTGTGTGCTCTTGGGAGGAGTGAGAGGTGTTGGCAGACCCACTGCTCCCTTCCTGGTCtcgttcctcctcctccaccctggGCTCATGAGCAAAGGTATCACCCTGAATTCCACTAGTCTCCTCTCCTGATTGGctcctttttctgtttgctttacCCACATCAACATCCTCCAGTGAGCCCATTGGCAGGGCAAAGTGCCAGTCTTCGTCATCTTCTTCTGGTCCAAACGAGGGAAGGCCATCCAATGCGTCGTCAAATGCTGcccctccacttcctcctcctcctcctcctcctgctgctgctgctgctcctcctactTTGTTAGTTCCCATGGTAAATGAGGAGCCTCGGCCAGAGGAAGGGGAGGAAACGCGAGGAAAAGATGACTCTCCCTCCCCCTCGTCCATCTTTTCTTCtagtctgctgctgttgctgtccTCTTCTACCTGCTGGTTTACCCCTTGTCCCGATGTGTCATCTAGTTCCTTTGCCTCATCCTGACCGCTGCTTTTGGAAGAGGTGGCAGAACCCCTGGAGGAGTCAGCGAAGTCTCCCAGTCCCATCACTTCATCAAACACTCTGGACAGGTGCTCCTCGTGCTGTAGGGGAGGGAAAGCAAGTTGACAGGGGCAAACTCATGTCAGCTAGACTTTATTCATCTACAAGTATCAAATCATAAATGTTCTGAAATAACATTTGCTTAATAAAAGTGG encodes the following:
- the si:ch211-266o15.1 gene encoding zinc finger MYM-type protein 4 isoform X1, whose protein sequence is MADSEQFRLKRLKHEEHLSRVFDEVMGLGDFADSSRGSATSSKSSGQDEAKELDDTSGQGVNQQVEEDSNSSRLEEKMDEGEGESSFPRVSSPSSGRGSSFTMGTNKVGGAAAAAGGGGGGGSGGAAFDDALDGLPSFGPEEDDEDWHFALPMGSLEDVDVGKANRKRSQSGEETSGIQGDTFAHEPRVEEEERDQEGSSGSANTSHSSQEHTPDNSQDGGMNQTEETEDSQQGEKSDTAPVEDSNPPLLPNINIKDEPIDEGYDAALLPQSSIRQIKEELEHQEEELRISSVYSVGGANTFVSPALAAAGPAPLPATISIPGRGAVLQAMAPLPVRPPAPVQALLPALAPMPPRPPQPPVPGSVRCSGCSKVLLKGQTAFQRKGSTQLFCSTVCLTGHLPPANKNRTCFQCNREIVQPRDMVTIPADDSNYMHFCGQFCLSVFRHKRKNAEKIPDKWADKRLERKPDKPPQKQVERQAEKPFCSVCKVTNKQIEHEVTHQGRLHRLCSDACFFTWRKMRQLAMNCCEGCGLYCNSNSGSCQTLTIERSQLNFCGPTCIGTYKQTCRKTIECAYCQKMVIVSSTIMERDQRGKVQLYCSPACVEQSRPPRHTLMGTPFPCCLCKVTAVPQYHLAMVDGTIRNFCSYDCVSIFRVKRSGYPSQPDLTNGTSSLRDLSVRDAPKPGPSAGASSVPPVPQDYPSSVPYSGNHLSHSSVPPLVPPCPSMSSPSIPGQAQTRATPAQPLKPAEAGPSDASKLTCHQCSKQFNTKPLLFSHLGRISMFCSKTCCDQYKTQKNILVLCEYCKGEKVHFDTISYNQQDVVFCSEHCKLLFIQDLTSRNKDQPWRPCTYCSGISQKMLHSHYGGRMEEFCRPHCMSQYTVFYYGMGRCDSCRKQSYMTEKLQCLGSVRNFCNLTCLLQYCYLHFEISQHTNGTGTAPQTPYAPTQPHHSPKMNPVIADVVSLANGSATQPSVSADTALTGALPTSNIDGKNLDHASTQTDAMRVPVSRRRQMKNKSVLCRPFTMDQEVMCQLLTPTTDSEALPVSSVPPSAGVENIKVVMVPVPVPVFIPVPMNMYSQHTPVPMAMAMPVPVPLVVPPQNKDVKDAAVQSEPLVVMEEITYDQLISSTDQRGSCNGEARTVTVTPIICEDKDPQPAAQGDLPFSASTERSTESTDPRLNAQPEGSTTSTEQLPSSPVMDLETDFPSEPLGQKSSAPQRGVKRPREGFSRRKRGRRRTGSLERSAVVTPAASKLNHLYGVKAWKSWVQQRNQQPHEPSRVHIKEDILECNSAELSFALSCFIKEVRRPNGEAYSADSIFYLCLGIQQFLFMKGRIENIFTDKLYSQFATEITRMLQLWKPKLLPSGTIASSRVEESYLWECKQLGAYSPIVLLNTLLFFCTKTFHFTTLAQHRSLSFTNFTRRFKSCSRAGKVHYLQYQRSSTVAPSREEIERLRKRQAENGGDLEMLENVTNPLHCPVRLYEFYLSRCPEAAKKRSNVFYLQPEENVHTNSSHWYTSQPLEDSTLQSMLTRILAVREVHREEGAAQHQSSATTDSLE
- the si:ch211-266o15.1 gene encoding zinc finger MYM-type protein 4 isoform X2 — its product is MADSEQFRLKRLKHEEHLSRVFDEVMGLGDFADSSRGSATSSKSSGQDEAKELDDTSGQGVNQQVEEDSNSSRLEEKMDEGEGESSFPRVSSPSSGRGSSFTMGTNKVGGAAAAAGGGGGGGSGGAAFDDALDGLPSFGPEEDDEDWHFALPMGSLEDVDVGKANRKRSQSGEETSGIQGDTFAHEPRVEEEERDQEGSSGSANTSHSSQEHTPDNSQDGGMNQTEETEDSQQGEKSDTAPVEDSNPPLLPNINIKDEPIDEGYDAALLPQSSIRQIKEELEHQEEELRISSVYSVGGANTFVSPALAAAGPAPLPATISIPGRGAVLQAMAPLPVRPPAPVQALLPALAPMPPRPPQPPVPGSVRCSGCSKVLLKGQTAFQRKGSTQLFCSTVCLTGHLPPANKNRTCFQCNREIVQPRDMVTIPADDSNYMHFCGQFCLSVFRHKRKNAEKIPDKWADKRLERKPDKPPQKQVERQAEKPFCSVCKVTNKIEHEVTHQGRLHRLCSDACFFTWRKMRQLAMNCCEGCGLYCNSNSGSCQTLTIERSQLNFCGPTCIGTYKQTCRKTIECAYCQKMVIVSSTIMERDQRGKVQLYCSPACVEQSRPPRHTLMGTPFPCCLCKVTAVPQYHLAMVDGTIRNFCSYDCVSIFRVKRSGYPSQPDLTNGTSSLRDLSVRDAPKPGPSAGASSVPPVPQDYPSSVPYSGNHLSHSSVPPLVPPCPSMSSPSIPGQAQTRATPAQPLKPAEAGPSDASKLTCHQCSKQFNTKPLLFSHLGRISMFCSKTCCDQYKTQKNILVLCEYCKGEKVHFDTISYNQQDVVFCSEHCKLLFIQDLTSRNKDQPWRPCTYCSGISQKMLHSHYGGRMEEFCRPHCMSQYTVFYYGMGRCDSCRKQSYMTEKLQCLGSVRNFCNLTCLLQYCYLHFEISQHTNGTGTAPQTPYAPTQPHHSPKMNPVIADVVSLANGSATQPSVSADTALTGALPTSNIDGKNLDHASTQTDAMRVPVSRRRQMKNKSVLCRPFTMDQEVMCQLLTPTTDSEALPVSSVPPSAGVENIKVVMVPVPVPVFIPVPMNMYSQHTPVPMAMAMPVPVPLVVPPQNKDVKDAAVQSEPLVVMEEITYDQLISSTDQRGSCNGEARTVTVTPIICEDKDPQPAAQGDLPFSASTERSTESTDPRLNAQPEGSTTSTEQLPSSPVMDLETDFPSEPLGQKSSAPQRGVKRPREGFSRRKRGRRRTGSLERSAVVTPAASKLNHLYGVKAWKSWVQQRNQQPHEPSRVHIKEDILECNSAELSFALSCFIKEVRRPNGEAYSADSIFYLCLGIQQFLFMKGRIENIFTDKLYSQFATEITRMLQLWKPKLLPSGTIASSRVEESYLWECKQLGAYSPIVLLNTLLFFCTKTFHFTTLAQHRSLSFTNFTRRFKSCSRAGKVHYLQYQRSSTVAPSREEIERLRKRQAENGGDLEMLENVTNPLHCPVRLYEFYLSRCPEAAKKRSNVFYLQPEENVHTNSSHWYTSQPLEDSTLQSMLTRILAVREVHREEGAAQHQSSATTDSLE
- the si:ch211-266o15.1 gene encoding zinc finger MYM-type protein 4 isoform X5 — translated: MADSEQFRLKRLKHEEHLSRVFDEVMGLGDFADSSRGSATSSKSSGQDEAKELDDTSGQGVNQQVEEDSNSSRLEEKMDEGEGESSFPRVSSPSSGRGSSFTMGTNKVGGAAAAAGGGGGGGSGGAAFDDALDGLPSFGPEEDDEDWHFALPMGSLEDVDVGKANRKRSQSGEETSGIQGDTFAHEPRVEEEERDQEGSSGSANTSHSSQEHTPDNSQDGGMNQTEETEDSQQGEKSDTAPVEDSNPPLLPNINIKDEPIDEGYDAALLPQSSIRQIKEELEHQEEELRISSVYSVGGANTFVSPALAAAGPAPLPATISIPGRGAVLQAMAPLPVRPPAPVQALLPALAPMPPRPPQPPVPGSVRCSGCSKVLLKGQTAFQRKGSTQLFCSTVCLTGHLPPANKNRTCFQCNREIVQPRDMVTIPADDSNYMHFCGQFCLSVFRHKRKNAEKIPDKWADKRLERKPDKPPQKQVERQAEKPFCSVCKVTNKQIEHEVTHQGRLHRLCSDACFFTWRKMRQLAMNCCEGCGLYCNSNSGSCQTLTIERSQLNFCGPTCIGTYKQTCRKTIECAYCQKMVIVSSTIMERDQRGKVQLYCSPACVEQSRPPRHTLMGTPFPCCLCKVTAVPQYHLAMVDGTIRNFCSYDCVSIFRRSGYPSQPDLTNGTSSLRDLSVRDAPKPGPSAGASSVPPVPQDYPSSVPYSGNHLSHSSVPPLVPPCPSMSSPSIPGQAQTRATPAQPLKPAEAGPSDASKLTCHQCSKQFNTKPLLFSHLGRISMFCSKTCCDQYKTQKNILVLCEYCKGEKVHFDTISYNQQDVVFCSEHCKLLFIQDLTSRNKDQPWRPCTYCSGISQKMLHSHYGGRMEEFCRPHCMSQYTVFYYGMGRCDSCRKQSYMTEKLQCLGSVRNFCNLTCLLQYCYLHFEISQHTNGTGTAPQTPYAPTQPHHSPKMNPVIADVVSLANGSATQPSVSADTALTGALPTSNIDGKNLDHASTQTDAMRVPVSRRRQMKNKSVLCRPFTMDQEVMCQLLTPTTDSEVPPSAGVENIKVVMVPVPVPVFIPVPMNMYSQHTPVPMAMAMPVPVPLVVPPQNKDVKDAAVQSEPLVVMEEITYDQLISSTDQRGSCNGEARTVTVTPIICEDKDPQPAAQGDLPFSASTERSTESTDPRLNAQPEGSTTSTEQLPSSPVMDLETDFPSEPLGQKSSAPQRGVKRPREGFSRRKRGRRRTGSLERSAVVTPAASKLNHLYGVKAWKSWVQQRNQQPHEPSRVHIKEDILECNSAELSFALSCFIKEVRRPNGEAYSADSIFYLCLGIQQFLFMKGRIENIFTDKLYSQFATEITRMLQLWKPKLLPSGTIASSRVEESYLWECKQLGAYSPIVLLNTLLFFCTKTFHFTTLAQHRSLSFTNFTRRFKSCSRAGKVHYLQYQRSSTVAPSREEIERLRKRQAENGGDLEMLENVTNPLHCPVRLYEFYLSRCPEAAKKRSNVFYLQPEENVHTNSSHWYTSQPLEDSTLQSMLTRILAVREVHREEGAAQHQSSATTDSLE
- the si:ch211-266o15.1 gene encoding zinc finger MYM-type protein 4 isoform X4 → MADSEQFRLKRLKHEEHLSRVFDEVMGLGDFADSSRGSATSSKSSGQDEAKELDDTSGQGVNQQVEEDSNSSRLEEKMDEGEGESSFPRVSSPSSGRGSSFTMGTNKVGGAAAAAGGGGGGGSGGAAFDDALDGLPSFGPEEDDEDWHFALPMGSLEDVDVGKANRKRSQSGEETSGIQGDTFAHEPRVEEEERDQEGSSGSANTSHSSQEHTPDNSQDGGMNQTEETEDSQQGEKSDTAPVEDSNPPLLPNINIKDEPIDEGYDAALLPQSSIRQIKEELEHQEEELRISSVYSVGGANTFVSPALAAAGPAPLPATISIPGRGAVLQAMAPLPVRPPAPVQALLPALAPMPPRPPQPPVPGSVRCSGCSKVLLKGQTAFQRKGSTQLFCSTVCLTGHLPPANKNRTCFQCNREIVQPRDMVTIPADDSNYMHFCGQFCLSVFRHKRKNAEKIPDKWADKRLERKPDKPPQKQVERQAEKPFCSVCKVTNKQIEHEVTHQGRLHRLCSDACFFTWRKMRQLAMNCCEGCGLYCNSNSGSCQTLTIERSQLNFCGPTCIGTYKQTCRKTIECAYCQKMVIVSSTIMERDQRGKVQLYCSPACVEQSRPPRHTLMGTPFPCCLCKVTAVPQYHLAMVDGTIRNFCSYDCVSIFRVKRSGYPSQPDLTNGTSSLRDLSVRDAPKPGPSAGASSVPPVPQDYPSSVPYSGNHLSHSSVPPLVPPCPSMSSPSIPGQAQTRATPAQPLKPAEAGPSDASKLTCHQCSKQFNTKPLLFSHLGRISMFCSKTCCDQYKTQKNILVLCEYCKGEKVHFDTISYNQQDVVFCSEHCKLLFIQDLTSRNKDQPWRPCTYCSGISQKMLHSHYGGRMEEFCRPHCMSQYTVFYYGMGRCDSCRKQSYMTEKLQCLGSVRNFCNLTCLLQYCYLHFEISQHTNGTGTAPQTPYAPTQPHHSPKMNPVIADVVSLANGSATQPSVSADTALTGALPTSNIDGKNLDHASTQTDAMRVPVSRRRQMKNKSVLCRPFTMDQEVMCQLLTPTTDSEVPPSAGVENIKVVMVPVPVPVFIPVPMNMYSQHTPVPMAMAMPVPVPLVVPPQNKDVKDAAVQSEPLVVMEEITYDQLISSTDQRGSCNGEARTVTVTPIICEDKDPQPAAQGDLPFSASTERSTESTDPRLNAQPEGSTTSTEQLPSSPVMDLETDFPSEPLGQKSSAPQRGVKRPREGFSRRKRGRRRTGSLERSAVVTPAASKLNHLYGVKAWKSWVQQRNQQPHEPSRVHIKEDILECNSAELSFALSCFIKEVRRPNGEAYSADSIFYLCLGIQQFLFMKGRIENIFTDKLYSQFATEITRMLQLWKPKLLPSGTIASSRVEESYLWECKQLGAYSPIVLLNTLLFFCTKTFHFTTLAQHRSLSFTNFTRRFKSCSRAGKVHYLQYQRSSTVAPSREEIERLRKRQAENGGDLEMLENVTNPLHCPVRLYEFYLSRCPEAAKKRSNVFYLQPEENVHTNSSHWYTSQPLEDSTLQSMLTRILAVREVHREEGAAQHQSSATTDSLE
- the si:ch211-266o15.1 gene encoding zinc finger MYM-type protein 4 isoform X7 — its product is MADSEQFRLKRLKHEEHLSRVFDEVMGLGDFADSSRGSATSSKSSGQDEAKELDDTSGQGVNQQVEEDSNSSRLEEKMDEGEGESSFPRVSSPSSGRGSSFTMGTNKVGGAAAAAGGGGGGGSGGAAFDDALDGLPSFGPEEDDEDWHFALPMGSLEDVDVGKANRKRSQSGEETSGIQGDTFAHEPRVEEEERDQEGSSGSANTSHSSQEHTPDNSQDGGMNQTEETEDSQQGEKSDTAPVEDSNPPLLPNINIKDEPIDEGYDAALLPQSSIRQIKEELEHQEEELRISSVYSVGGANTFVSPALAAAGPAPLPATISIPGRGAVLQAMAPLPVRPPAPVQALLPALAPMPPRPPQPPVPGSVRCSGCSKVLLKGQTAFQRKGSTQLFCSTVCLTGHLPPANKNRTCFQCNREIVQPRDMVTIPADDSNYMHFCGQFCLSVFRHKRKNAEKIPDKWADKRLERKPDKPPQKQVERQAEKPFCSVCKVTNKQIEHEVTHQGRLHRLCSDACFFTWRKMRQLAMNCCEGCGLYCNSNSGSCQTLTIERSQLNFCGPTCIGTYKQTCRKTIECAYCQKMVIVSSTIMERDQRGKVQLYCSPACVEQSRPPRHTLMGTPFPCCLCKVTAVPQYHLAMVDGTIRNFCSYDCVSIFRVKRSGYPSQPDLTNGTSSLRDLSVRDAPKPGPSAGASSVPPVPQDYPSSVPYSGNHLSHSSVPPLVPPCPSMSSPSIPGQAQTRATPAQPLKPAEAGPSDASKLTCHQCSKQFNTKPLLFSHLGRISMFCSKTCCDQYKTQKNILVLCEYCKGEKVHFDTISYNQQDVVFCSEHCKLLFIQDLTSRNKDQPWRPCTYCSGISQKMLHSHYGGRMEEFCRPHCMSQYTVFYYGMGRCDSCRKQSYMTEKLQCLGSVRNFCNLTCLLQYCYLHFEISQHTNGTGTAPQTPYAPTQPHHSPKMNPVIADVVSLANGSATQPSVSADTALTGALPTSNIDGKNLDHASTQTDAMRVPVSRRRQMKNKSVLCRPFTMDQEVMCQLLTPTTDSEALPVSSVPPSAGVENIKVVMVPVPVPVFIPVPMNMYSQHTPVPMAMAMPVPVPLVVPPQNKDVKDAAVQSEPLVVMEEITYDQLISSTDQRGSCNGEARTVTVTPIICEDKDPQPAAQGDLPFSASTERSTESTDPRLNAQPEGSTTSTEQLPSSPVMDLETDFPSEPLGQKSSAPQRGVKRPREGFSRRKRGRRRTGSLERSAVVTPAASKLNHLYGVKAWKSWVQQRNQQPHEPSRVHIKEDILECNSAELSFALSCFIKEVRRPNGEAYSADSIFYLCLGIQQAPLLPPVLKSRTCGSVSSWGPTHP